Within bacterium, the genomic segment ACAAGACCCCGGGCTTCAAGCAATCTAGTTTGGCCTCAACTTTTCCATCTTCTCTCTGTCCATGATAATCGTAGCTTTTACATTTCCTTCAACCAGCGCCTTGCCCTGATCCCAGAGATAGACAATTTTGTCTCCGCTGATGCAATTGTTCCCCTGCCGGGTTACCGGATTGCCGGTCAGGACCACTTTTCGATCCTGCTGGTAATAGATACCTTCCTCGGCCGTAACCAGTCTGTCTTCCTGGATAATTCGAATATTCCCAAAAGCCTTGATCAGCGTAATATTTTTGCCTTTAGCCGTAAAATGCACTTCTATCCGGTCGGCATACAGGGAAGTGTTTTCCTGGGTCACCGTAACCTGCCCCGTATAGGTGGCAATCTCATTTTGGGGATCGAACTCCACCTGATCGGAGGTAATCAGAATCTGGGCCTCTTTCGCCTGGTTCTTCTGCGGCTGGGCTTTTTCTTTCTCTGCCGGCGATGCCCCAGCCGGAAGAAGCCAAAGCCCGATTATCATGAGCAAAGCCAGGATAATTCTCCCTGCCTTTGCCTCCTTACGAAAAATAACCATAAATCAATGAATCACTGTCCTTACGTTCTTATTGAGCCTGATTTTTTTCAGACTCATATCGGCAACCATTCCCCTGCCGGTGATCTCGACGTTTTCCCGCTTCAACCAGACCGGATCTTCGGTCAGAAGCTCTCTCTTTTGCCTGTTCCAGGAAAGAGTATCGGTCTTGAGCTGGATGTGGTAAGAAGATGCACCCACGTTTCCCCGCAGGAATATGTCTTTGCGCCCCAGATTGATTTCCCCCCGCTCACCGGTGAGCACTACTTCCTCCCCTTCATTCAACAGGTACTCCAGAGTGATGTCCTGCAGGTAGGCAATTCCCCGTTTCTCATAAACCTCGGCCCGTTCAGCCCTGAGATTCCACTCAAGTTCTCCTCCCTCAGTCTCCGATAATTCCATCTTTTTTACTTCTACGTCCGCCTTGTTCAGGATCGGCTCCAATGCAGGGCTGCTCGTCTGCCGCTGGTCTGCCTGTCTCAGAGAAATGAACAGGACGATCAGCAGTATTCCTCCAAGGAGGAGGAGTGCTTTTTTATGCAGGAAATATTTTTTCAGCATATCTCACATTTTTTCTCGCAGGAGCCGCCACTTCCTGGCAGGAAACGGTTTTCCTCTCTTTCCCCGCTCTCTCTACGAGTAGTATATTCCTTTACTATCTTTTTTTCCAGCAATTATTGACCTGCGGCGGAAGATTTTCACCCGGATGGGTAATACCTACAGCCCGGCGTCTTTTCGCAGGTCTTCCGCTTTATTTACTCTTTCCCAGGTGAATTCCGGCTCCGGCCTTCCGAAATGCCCATAGGCTGCCGTCTTTTTATAAATGGGACGCCGAAGATCAAGGTAATTGATGATTCCCCGGGGAGTCAGATCAAAATTTTTCCAGATGATGTCCCTGATATTCTTCAAGGGAATCCGGCTGGTTCCGAAGGCATCGACCATAATGGACACCGGCTTATCCACGCCGATCGAGTAGGCAAACTGCACCTCGCACCGCTCGGCGATACCGGCAGCAACAATATTTTTCGCTACATGCCGGGCCATATAGGAAGCCGAGCGGTCCACCTTGGTGGGATCTTTTCCGGAAAAAGCGCCGCCGCCATGACTGCCGAGCCCGCCATACGTATCGACAATGATCTTCCTTCCGGTTAAGCCGGAATCACCCTGCGGACCACCGATGACAAACCTGCCGGTAGGATTAATGAAGAAGGTGGTCTCATCGTCGATCAGCGAAGAGTCGATTACCTCCCGGATGACATGATTGATGATATCCTTTTTCAGGGTCTCGATATCGATCTGCGGGCTGTGCTGGGCCGAAATGACCACGGCCTCCACCCTCGCCGGTTTGTTATCCACGTACTCAAGCGTTACCTGGCTTTTGCCGTCCGGACGAAGATAGGGGAGAATGCCGTTCTTACGCACCTCGGTTATCCTCTGGGCCAGCCGGTGAGCAAGCATAATCGGCATGGGCATCAGAACATCGGTTTCATTGCAGGCATAACCGAACATAATCCCCTGATCACCGGCACCTCCGATATCCACTCCCTGGGCAATGTCCCGCGACTGCTCGTCAATCGAGGTAATTACAGCGCAGGTTTCACAATCGAATCCGTAGGTTGCATCAGTGTAGCCAATGTCCCGGATAGTCTGGCGGACGATCTTGGGAATATCAACATAACAACTGGTCGTGATCTCTCCAGCCACAAAGGCCAAACCAGTGGTGACCATAGTCTCGCATGCCACCCTGGCCAGCGGGTCCTGGGATATGATGAAATCGAGCACCGCGTCGGATATCTGGTCTGCAACTTTATCGGGATGACCTTCGGTAACAGATTCAGAGGTAAACAGGAAATCTTTTTTATGCATCGGCTTTTTCTCCCAACGGATAATTGATAAAGTAATAAACGCAATAAACTTATGTATATCAATATCCTTGTCCTTTGTCAAGACCAATTCGGCGCAGCCGGGCTTTGAATGGACCTTATGGCATGGTTCTTGCTTGGCCACAGGGATGGCAGAAAATTCCAGGTGACAAAAAAATTCTCTTGATGTATCCTTGAAGGGAAAAGGAAGCTGGAGAACAAAGCATTTATAAGGAAATTTGATATTGACAAATAAGTTAGGTATAAAGCATAATCCTTTTTAAAATGTTTTGTTACCTTCTGGAGAAAACGGTTATGAAAGCTTTAGAAATCAACTTCGAGAGGTTGCCGAAAGGATTGCAGGAAAACCTTAAAAAGATTTATTCTTCCAATTCTTGTCTATCGACTTTTTTACAGCCTGATATGATCTATCAAGGTGATGCGCGGGAGTTATTGCAACATATCGAGCCGAATAGTATAGCTTTGAGTGTTTGGTCCCCTCCCTATTTTGTTGGCAAAGAATATGAGGCATATCTTTCTTTTGACGAGTGGAAAAACTTATTGTCTCGTGTTATAGAGCTTCATTTTCCAATAATAAAACCAGGCGGTTTCTTAGTGATAAATATTGCAGATATACTTTGCTTCAAAGATACTTCAATGCCGAGGATTCAAGCAGAAGTGGTCCATAGAAAAAGATCCGCAGTCACCAGGGATGACATTTTCAAGGCAATGTCCGAGCATCCCAACTTTAATCGATATCAATTGGCCGCTCTTCTTGGCTGTAGCGAGCAAACAATTGACCGCAGACTGAATGGCAATAATATCCGTGGCGGAAAATACGAACCACAAACCAGGGTAAAAATAGTTGGTGGAATGGTTGAGGAATGGGCACTCAAAGCAGGTTTCTATCCTTATGATCGACGAATTTGGGTTAAAGATGCCACATGGGAAAATTCAAGATGGGCCAGTTTATCTTATCGTTCAGTGGATCAATTTGAATACTTATACTTCTTTTGGAAACCTGGCATAACCAAGTATGATAGAAACAGGCTCTCTGCTGATGAATGGAAAAATTGGGGTTCTCTGAGTGTATGGAATTTCCCTTCTGTTAGAGCCAATGATGATCATGAAGCGAAATTTCCCATCGAGCTCCCCCTTCGGACTATTCGCTTACTTACTGATCCCAGTGACATAGTATTAGACTGCTTTATAGGCTCAGGGACAACAGCAGTGGCAGCTATCCGTGAGAAACGGAGATACCTTGGGATAGAAATTGAAAGTAAATATGTTACGTTGGCATGCAAGCAAATAGACACTGAGCTTTCAAATTATGTTGATAAATCCACAAGAACTCAGGAGTAACTTGGATAGACTGGAAGGAATAGAAAAAGCCTCCCTTCGTTTAGTTACCCAAGCGATTTTCGAATATAGAGATACTGCTTCTGAGATCTTCCGACACGAAGGTGACCTTGTTGCTGATATTGGTGAGGATATCACAAGAGAATCTTTAGATCGATTAGGAACTTCCAGGATCGATCAACGACTTTTCGGCAAAATAGATTACAAGCGTGCTCGATATCTCTTTCATCCTGATTATGCGGTAAAACAAGCTTTATTTGTTGATTCAAAAGCAGAAAAGGTTAGTGGCCAAGGTACTGCCACCCTACAAACATCTCAACTCTCCATGACAGTTCGTCACATTCGTTCAGGATGTAACGTAGAGGTAGCGGGTAAATTACCTAATATATTGATTTTGAAAAATGAACCTTATATTACCACGACTATTTTTGTTAAATATAACTACAGAGAAACACTCAAGAGTAAAATTTTAGATTCTGTTACCATTGCAGCGCTACCCAATGGGATGCTCCAAGAAAGATATAATCCCAATTTCACAGACACTATTTGGCTTGCGGGAAGAAATGCGCCTACTTTAGGTGAAGAATTCAGAGTCCGACTCAGTTTCCCTCGGCTCAAAGAGAAAGCCTGTTGGCGAGTTCAAAAAATACCGATATCCCCTCATGAATTTCATTGGGATGATTAAAGGATAGTATTATGAAACCGATTTTTCATCCCTATTTCGTTAACCGGGTCAACGGGGATCCGCTGCTTTACATCGATTTCCTGTTCGATCGCCGGGCCATTCTCTTCGATCTGGGGGATATCAGTGCCGTATCACCCAAAAAACTCCTGCGGATTACGGACATCTTCATCTCCCATACCCACATGGACCACTTCTTCGGCTTTGACCACCTGCTGCGGATCCTGCTGGGCAGAGAGCGGCATATCCGCATGTATGGTCCGCCGGGAATCCTGGAAAATGTTTCCGGAAAGCTGCGGGGCTATACCTGGAATCTGGTCGAAAACTATGAAAATAACCTTCTCTTTGAAGTCACCGAAGTTCATGATGATCATCTGGTGAGGGGCACCTTCTCCTGCAGGGAAGGCTTTCGACTTCTGGGCCCCCTGGAAAGTGCTCCATCCGGGGCCCCTCTGCTGGATGAATTGACCTTTCGGGTCACCTCAGCCTGCCTGGATCATTCCATTCCCTGCCTGGCTTTTTGTCTTCAGGAGAAAAACCACATCAATGTCAATAAGGTAAAGCTCCAGGAAATGGGGCTTCCGGTTGGCCCCTGGCTCAAGGAGCTCAAGGATGCTGTCAGGGCCGGAAAGTCTCGTGACACCCTGATAACCATCCCCTCCCTCAGCAATGGCATGAACACGGAACGAATCGAACCGCTGTCCCGGCTGACATCCCTGGTTGACGTTTCACGGGGACAGAAAATCACCTACGTGGTCGATTGCGCCTATACCGAGAGCAATCGGGAAAAAATTCTGGCCCTGGCTGAAGAAGCCGACTACTTTTTCTGTGAAGCCGCCTTTCTGGAAGAGGACCGGGACCGGGCTGCACAACGCTCCCACCTGACCGCATATCAGGCCGGTCTCCTGGCCCGGCAGGCGAGAGTGAGAAAGCTGATCACCTTTCATTTTTCACCCCGCTATCATGGCTCCTACCACATCCTGGTCGATGAGGCCGCACGGTCCTTCAAGGGAGACGTTTAGAGAGTTACCTGTGAACAACTTGCCCAGAGAAGACAAAAGACAAAGGTAACTACTCAAGGCACAAAGGGGCAAAGACACAGTTCCCCCTTTGTACCTTTGTCCCTCTGTCTGTGC encodes:
- the lptA gene encoding lipopolysaccharide transport periplasmic protein LptA, whose product is MVIFRKEAKAGRIILALLMIIGLWLLPAGASPAEKEKAQPQKNQAKEAQILITSDQVEFDPQNEIATYTGQVTVTQENTSLYADRIEVHFTAKGKNITLIKAFGNIRIIQEDRLVTAEEGIYYQQDRKVVLTGNPVTRQGNNCISGDKIVYLWDQGKALVEGNVKATIIMDREKMEKLRPN
- the lptC gene encoding LPS export ABC transporter periplasmic protein LptC translates to MLKKYFLHKKALLLLGGILLIVLFISLRQADQRQTSSPALEPILNKADVEVKKMELSETEGGELEWNLRAERAEVYEKRGIAYLQDITLEYLLNEGEEVVLTGERGEINLGRKDIFLRGNVGASSYHIQLKTDTLSWNRQKRELLTEDPVWLKRENVEITGRGMVADMSLKKIRLNKNVRTVIH
- the metK gene encoding methionine adenosyltransferase, giving the protein MHKKDFLFTSESVTEGHPDKVADQISDAVLDFIISQDPLARVACETMVTTGLAFVAGEITTSCYVDIPKIVRQTIRDIGYTDATYGFDCETCAVITSIDEQSRDIAQGVDIGGAGDQGIMFGYACNETDVLMPMPIMLAHRLAQRITEVRKNGILPYLRPDGKSQVTLEYVDNKPARVEAVVISAQHSPQIDIETLKKDIINHVIREVIDSSLIDDETTFFINPTGRFVIGGPQGDSGLTGRKIIVDTYGGLGSHGGGAFSGKDPTKVDRSASYMARHVAKNIVAAGIAERCEVQFAYSIGVDKPVSIMVDAFGTSRIPLKNIRDIIWKNFDLTPRGIINYLDLRRPIYKKTAAYGHFGRPEPEFTWERVNKAEDLRKDAGL
- a CDS encoding site-specific DNA-methyltransferase, with the translated sequence MKALEINFERLPKGLQENLKKIYSSNSCLSTFLQPDMIYQGDARELLQHIEPNSIALSVWSPPYFVGKEYEAYLSFDEWKNLLSRVIELHFPIIKPGGFLVINIADILCFKDTSMPRIQAEVVHRKRSAVTRDDIFKAMSEHPNFNRYQLAALLGCSEQTIDRRLNGNNIRGGKYEPQTRVKIVGGMVEEWALKAGFYPYDRRIWVKDATWENSRWASLSYRSVDQFEYLYFFWKPGITKYDRNRLSADEWKNWGSLSVWNFPSVRANDDHEAKFPIELPLRTIRLLTDPSDIVLDCFIGSGTTAVAAIREKRRYLGIEIESKYVTLACKQIDTELSNYVDKSTRTQE
- a CDS encoding SfiI family type II restriction endonuclease yields the protein MDRLEGIEKASLRLVTQAIFEYRDTASEIFRHEGDLVADIGEDITRESLDRLGTSRIDQRLFGKIDYKRARYLFHPDYAVKQALFVDSKAEKVSGQGTATLQTSQLSMTVRHIRSGCNVEVAGKLPNILILKNEPYITTTIFVKYNYRETLKSKILDSVTIAALPNGMLQERYNPNFTDTIWLAGRNAPTLGEEFRVRLSFPRLKEKACWRVQKIPISPHEFHWDD
- a CDS encoding ribonuclease Z (member of metallo-beta-lactamase family; the purified enzyme from Escherichia coli forms dimeric zinc phosphodiesterase; in Bacillus subtilis this protein is a 3'-tRNA processing endoribonuclease and is essential while in Escherichia coli it is not; associates with two zinc ions) codes for the protein MKPIFHPYFVNRVNGDPLLYIDFLFDRRAILFDLGDISAVSPKKLLRITDIFISHTHMDHFFGFDHLLRILLGRERHIRMYGPPGILENVSGKLRGYTWNLVENYENNLLFEVTEVHDDHLVRGTFSCREGFRLLGPLESAPSGAPLLDELTFRVTSACLDHSIPCLAFCLQEKNHINVNKVKLQEMGLPVGPWLKELKDAVRAGKSRDTLITIPSLSNGMNTERIEPLSRLTSLVDVSRGQKITYVVDCAYTESNREKILALAEEADYFFCEAAFLEEDRDRAAQRSHLTAYQAGLLARQARVRKLITFHFSPRYHGSYHILVDEAARSFKGDV